TTCAGCCTGGGCCGCGCGGGGTTCGGCCCGTCCACCATGGGTCGCGGATGGGCTTGAGATTATCGAGGACCGGCGGGGCCTCGCCCGGGCGGGCTTCAGCGGGGGAGGCGGCGAGCGAGGCCGGCGAGCGCGAACGTCGCGACGACCCCGATCGCGCCCCAGGCGGGCGTCGGTCGCGGGGCCGGTCCGTCGCTCGGCCCCGTCGGTCCCGTCGGGGGACCGAACGTCCCGTTCGGCGGCGGCCGCGTCGCGTTCGGGAACGGGTCCGTACCGTTCGTGGGAACGACGTTTGGGAACGTGAGCTTCCAGATGTCGCTCCACGTCGAGAAGTAGAGCGTGTTGCCTTCGGGCCCCGGCTTCAGGTCGAGGATCGGCGCGCGCGGATGCTTGTAGACGATCTCGTCGGCCCAGCCGCCGTCGGCGCCGCGGTGGACGCGGTGGACCTGCCCGTGATTGAAGTCCCCGAAATAGAAGTGCCCCCCGAGATATGCGCCGCTCGTCGGCCCGATGGTCTCGGGATAATAGAGCACGGGATCGATGAAGCCGTCGCGCGCGGGGACGCAGGGACCTTCGCAAAGCGGCCAGCCGTGGTTGCCGCCTGGCGCGACGAGTGAGACCTCGTCGTTCTTCTTGTCCATGTTCTCCGCGACCATCACCCGCCCGGAGACGGGATCGACGGCGAAGCCGAAGGGTTGTCGGTGTCCGTAGCTCCACACGAGCGAATCGGCCGCGACGTTGCCCGCAACGGGCTTCGCGTCGCGCGTCATGTGGAGGATGCTGCCGCGCAGATCCGTGGGATCCTGCGCGACGGCGTATTTGTTGACGTCCCCGTAGGCGACCCAGAGCGTGCCGTCGCGCGCGTCGACCTGGATCCGCCCCGCGTTGTGCCAGTCGCCCGCGTCCAGGTTGTCAAGAAGCGGCGTCTCGACGCCGGCGTCCCAGCGCGAGAGGCGGTTGAACCAGCCGCCGCCCGGTTTCGCGTATGTCGTGAACGTGTAGAATTCTCCGTCGGGCCCCACCGCGAGGCCGATGAAACCCCGCTCGTTCCCCCAGGCGGGTTCGCCGACGTCGATGACGGGAGTGCCGTAGCGGACGGGTCGCCCGTCGGGACCGATGGGATAGACGGCGCCCGTCTTC
The nucleotide sequence above comes from Candidatus Thermoplasmatota archaeon. Encoded proteins:
- a CDS encoding PQQ-dependent sugar dehydrogenase; its protein translation is MSLRILPVALALLLLAAASARGETPASTAIRPDGSSGAAALEAPGSPGEPVAVRVAAGLNAATNLAFGPDGTLYFGEWKTGAVYPIGPDGRPVRYGTPVIDVGEPAWGNERGFIGLAVGPDGEFYTFTTYAKPGGGWFNRLSRWDAGVETPLLDNLDAGDWHNAGRIQVDARDGTLWVAYGDVNKYAVAQDPTDLRGSILHMTRDAKPVAGNVAADSLVWSYGHRQPFGFAVDPVSGRVMVAENMDKKNDEVSLVAPGGNHGWPLCEGPCVPARDGFIDPVLYYPETIGPTSGAYLGGHFYFGDFNHGQVHRVHRGADGGWADEIVYKHPRAPILDLKPGPEGNTLYFSTWSDIWKLTFPNVVPTNGTDPFPNATRPPPNGTFGPPTGPTGPSDGPAPRPTPAWGAIGVVATFALAGLARRLPR